A genomic stretch from Microplitis mediator isolate UGA2020A chromosome 10, iyMicMedi2.1, whole genome shotgun sequence includes:
- the LOC130675367 gene encoding cingulin-like protein 1 isoform X1, with protein MGVSGSLHNNPCNYEPPPLPPPFYTGAGYTPGTSRASEAIDESSNHQGQEAQLRRSIRNEEWWQQRPSAPNISSLCHPRETLLTYAAQMTGWQSDYSTSAPSVNQEAMELTRTVSHLAAANQQLASAHSALLTQLEKLYAELNKAREEKEICKTGVLYADGSSQTELNNQLLRRIEAIENFIKKFGAGDLRCCKNLHKEKDENDKRECQKAIDRIQLMENVLEPEKYESEVERQKKIFENLKRDYDMSRSNCEKIESRLSEKEKNLEEIKRDFDSLKLETSRLTEQLDAFHMEKDTATMRIKDLESDLKKAECVREETVALKDKETCKLRATLQEEIISKKKQTEAFEEALREIQRLNDIVEGVKKTQHTDTVLDPETSMESDTNERPSLEEFKKDLSMKREARQRAIAAVSSEMDRLRRELDAEKEAHSETSRVLDLLKSQAENASRKSETSSVGTTTTEESTAATSTTGITGIKDWKNKLQEPISVHLDAERLTDVLKVSDELRACIRQQIEKIDDLRYHLECEPENNARRIETLKIIANKSREAFGKREEKINGLKNMLSQIIAGLGDDKLDIDVTDDLRTEHDRQMEDIKKLKCLYDERIRVIAELKESCSKELVDLKDKFKNLTKDKESLEEDFNKAQEKIDTQDTEISNLESQLGLTKADCRDLQNQMGVINSLFSQMLLSASSADMDLDRLTQLLQENHELISEMAREEGSEAAALPKLLLDLVEQVEGRDKSKTSDIETEKKDEDQEENIANNLPKVWRVLLELLSCHAAQGSASGTSEPASLSTDPNVCYKSVDTPTGPRLVISVSKTYIRLKELILEKKSLEKEMGRMKQLNLHLESKLGEQEKRLTMVSEELSKTWNIVGCMQAQHQQLHTHEKILRYELQQKRIMLQELKQELEYCREKWESARQKNCNTEIEWKKLRREFAARKALAVDDSFNNSAESGFSDERGDDTDDDDIPKDERLRIGSRRRTRKESPRTPTPDTESEQPTDNELSEPKSEPPSPDRQRTPTPDTIDYHEVATEEVVIEERVEELDPLDQALANVIQNLIQINNADDSEHEASDYTTACMESPGNQADTKDQESLILTQDTQQPDIPHCVLDTDHTDIDVHEITSEALKIINSVSVFSIGPFPASSVSTLSLDTSNQFDNDTDSSCGITVFGTQDKLDEVPNEEVDKSVFEDEKSHELSSSVPTTSTSAPETSTLDPSTSVMSTLETSTPETSTSEITATTSELNQSKPTRTPEEVLASRAARLKRLEEQADWLMKKMSATSRRGSVLSTRLEELHEVYGEPPAPPPMPDVLPSVTLPSYLNTDQTAEPTDKTTEDTNDPAE; from the exons ATGGGAGTAAGTGGCAGTTTACACAATAACCCATGTAATTATGAGCCACCACCATTACCACCACCATTTTATACGGGGGCTGGATATACACCTGGAACTTCACGAGCATCTGAAGCTATCGATGAGTCTTCAAATCATCAAGGCcaa GAAGCTCAATTACGTAGAAGCATAAGAAATGAAGAGTGGTGGCAGCAAAGACCATCGGCGCCAAATATCTCAAGTCTGTGCCATCCACGTGAGACtttg TTGACGTATGCTGCACAAATGACTGGTTGGCAATCAGATTATTCAACAAGTGCACCATCAGTTAATCAAGAAGCTATGGAATTAACGCGTACAGTTTCACATTTAGCGGCTGCTAATCAGCAATTGGCTTCAGCACACAGCGCACTTTTGACGCAGCTGGAAAAATTGTACGCGGAGTTGAACAAAGCGAgggaagaaaaagaaatttgtaAGACTGGAGTATTGTATGCTGACGGTTCCAGTCAGACGGAATTAAATAATCAGCTTCTGAGAAGAATTGAAgccatagaaaattttattaaaaaatttggagcAGGTGATTTACGGTGTTGCAAAAATTTGCATAAAGAAAAAGACGAAAACGATAAACGCGAATGTCAGAAAGCTATAGACAGGATACAGTTGATGGAAAATGTACTGGAGCcggaaaaatatgaaagtgAAGTTGAGAGACAgaagaaaatatttgaaaatcttAAGAGGGATTATGAT ATGTCAAGAAGTAATTGTGAGAAAATCGAATCGCGTTTgagtgaaaaagaaaaaaatcttgaagAAATTAAACGTGATTTCGATTCATTAAAATTGGAGACATCGAGACTGACTGAGCAGTTGGATGCATTCCATATGGAAAAAGACACTGCCACAATGCGAATCAAAGATTTGGAAAGTGATTTGAAGAAAGCGGAATGTGTGAGAGAGGAGACTGTTGCATTGAAGGACAAAGAGACTTGTAAATTACGCGCTACGCTTCAAGAAGAAATAATTAGTAAGAAGAAACAAACTGAGGCATTTGAAGAGGCTTTGCGAGAGATTCAAAGACTGAATGATATTGTTGAAGGTGTCAAAAAAACACAACATACTGATACTGTTTTAGATCctg AAACATCAATGGAATCAGACACAAATGAACGCCCTAGCTtagaagaatttaaaaaagatcTGAGTATGAAACGCGAAGCTAGACAACGTGCAATAGCAGCAGTTTCATCTGAAATGGACCGACTAAGACGTGAGTTAGATGCTGAGAAGGAAGCGCATTCAGAGACATCGCGAGTATTGGATTTATTGAAAAGTCAAGCGGAAAATGCGTCACGAAAAAGTGAAACCTCTTCTGTTGGGACGACGACGACGGAGGAATCGACTGCTGCAACTTCAACTACAGGAATTACAGGAATCAAagactggaaaaataaattgcagGAACCCATCTCTGTGCATCTTGATGCTGAAAGACTTACTGATGTACTGAAG GTTTCTGATGAGCTAAGGGCGTGTATAAGGCAGCAGATTGAAAAAATAGACGATTTGCGTTATCATTTAGAGTGTGAGCCGGAAAATAATGCCCGGCGCATTGAAACTCTGAAGATAATTGCCAACAAAAGCCGCGAGGCCTTTGGTAAACGCgaggaaaaaattaatgggTTGAAAAATATGCTGTCGCAGATAATAGCAGGTCTTGGTGATGACAAACTTGATATTGACGTAACCGACGACCTCAGGACCGAGCACGATCGCCAGAtggaagatataaaaaaactgaAGTGCCTATACGACGAGCGGATTAGAGTTATTGCGGAATTGAAGGAGTCCTGCTCAAAAGAGCTGGTTGATCTTAAAGATAAATTCAAGAATCTGACCAAAGATAAGGAGTCTTTGGAAGAAGATTTTAATAAGGCGCAAGAAAAg ATTGATACACAAGACACTGAAATATCGAACCTTGAATCTCAACTGGGATTGACAAAAGCTGATTGTCGTGATTTGCAAAACCAGATGGGTGTTATTAATAGTTTATTCTCCCAAATGTTACTAAGCGCATCATCTGCAGACATGGATCTTGATCGCTTAACTCAACTACTAcag GAAAATCATGAACTAATAAGTGAAATGGCACGTGAAGAAGGCAGTGAAGCTGCAGCCTTGCCAAAACTACTACTAGACCTCGTAGAACAAGTAGAAGGCCGTGATAAATCCAAAACAAGTGACATTGAAACAGAGAAGAAAGACGAAGATCAGGAAGAAAACATCGCTAATAATTTACCCAAAGTCTGGCGCGTGTTACTGGAACTGTTGAGCTGTCACGCGGCCCAAGGGTCCGCCTCTGGTACATCTGAACCAGCTTCCTTGTCTACTGACCCCAACGTCTGCTACAAGTCCGTCGACACTCCGACGGGTCCGCGTCTCGTGATATCCGTCAGCAAAACTTACATCCGTCTGAAAGAGCTGATCCTCGAGAAGAAAAGtctggagaaagaaatgggaCGGATGAAACAATTGAATTTACATTTAGAGAGCAAGTTGGGCGAGCAGGAAAAGCGGCTCACTATGGTCTCGGAGGAGCTGAGCAAGACTTGGAACATCGTCGGCTGCATGCAGGCCCAACATCAGCAGCTGCATACTCACGAGAAGATATTGCGCTATGAGTTGCAACAGAAACGAATAATGCTGCAGGAATTGAAACAAGAGTTGGAGTATTGTCGGGAAAAATGGGAATCTGCGCGTCAGAAAAATTGTAATACGGAAATTGAATGGAAAAAGTTAAGAAGAGAATTTGCTGCGCGTAAAGCTCTCGCTGTTGATGATTCATTCAATAatag TGCCGAAAGTGGATTCAGTGATGAACGAGGTGATGATACTGATGACGACGATATACCGAAGGATGAAAGACTTAGAATCGGTTCCCGTCGAAGGACCAGAAag gaGAGTCCAAGGACACCAACACCAGATACTGAGTCTGAACAACCAACGGACAACGAATTATCAGAACCTAAAAGCGAGCCACCATCACCAGACCGCCAGAGAACTCCAACACCTGACACTATTGATTATCATGAAGTTGCTACAGAAGAAGTTGTCATCGAGGAACGGGTTGAAGAACTGGACCCACTAGACCAAGCGCTGGCCAACGTTATCCagaatttaattcagataaacaATGCCGATGACAGTGAGCATGAAGCGAGTGATTATACGACTGCATGTATGGAAAGTCCAGGTAACCAAGCGGACACGAAAGATCAAGAGTCATTGATACTCACTCAGGACACTCAACAACCAGACATACCACATTGTGTTTTAGATACTGATCACACAGACATTGATGTGCATGAAATAACCTCTGAGGcgctgaaaataattaattctgtTTCTGTATTTTCAATTGGTCCTTTCCCAGCTTCTTCAGTGTCTACACTATCTCTGGATACCAGTAATCAGTTTGATAACGACACTGATTCATCATGTGGAATCACCGTTTTTGGTACTCAAGATAAATTAGATGAAGTTCCTAATGAAGAAGTTGACAAGTCAGTTtttgaagatgaaaaaagtcaTGAATTATCTTCATCGGTACCTACGACATCAACATCTGCACCAGAAACATCAACACTGGATCCATCAACTTCAGTAATGTCTACACTAGAAACCTCAACTCCTGAAACATCAACATCAGAAATAACAGCAACAACATCAGAATTGAATCAATCAAAACCAACACGAACACCAGAAGAAGTTTTAGCATCACGCGCAGCTCGATTAAAAAGATTAGAAGAGCAAGCTGATTGgctgatgaaaaaaatgagcGCCACTAGTCGCAGAGGATCTGTTTTAAGTACCAGGCTCGAAGAACTTCATGAAGTTTATGGTGAACCACCAGCACCACCTCCAATGCCTGATGTTCTGCCTTCTGTTACATTACccagttatttaaatactgaTCAG ACAGCAGAGCCTACAGATAAAACAACCGAAGACACAAACGATCCAGCAGAATAA